In Haloimpatiens massiliensis, the following are encoded in one genomic region:
- the epsC gene encoding serine O-acetyltransferase EpsC — protein MRNPFKLLKYDLKNAMDKDPAARNMVEVFFLYPSIHAVIHYRIAHFLYKKRFFFLARFLSQLSRFFTGIEIHPGATIGKGLFIDHGMGVVIGETAEIGDNVTLYHGVTLGGTGKDKGKRHPTVGNNVTIGSGAKVLGSILIGDGAKIGANAVVLKDIPKGATAVGIPARIIIEKYPSVIEISDYYGERKKIFNEMVI, from the coding sequence ATGAGAAATCCATTTAAGTTATTAAAATATGATTTGAAAAATGCTATGGATAAAGACCCAGCTGCGAGAAATATGGTGGAAGTGTTCTTTTTATATCCATCCATTCACGCAGTGATACACTATAGAATAGCACATTTTTTATATAAAAAAAGATTCTTCTTTCTAGCTAGATTTCTATCACAGCTATCAAGATTTTTCACTGGAATAGAAATACACCCGGGAGCCACTATAGGCAAGGGATTATTTATTGACCATGGTATGGGCGTTGTCATAGGTGAAACTGCTGAAATAGGTGACAATGTAACTCTATATCATGGAGTCACCTTAGGAGGCACAGGAAAAGATAAGGGAAAAAGGCATCCTACAGTGGGCAATAATGTTACCATAGGCAGTGGTGCAAAAGTGCTGGGTTCCATATTAATTGGGGATGGTGCAAAAATAGGAGCCAATGCAGTGGTACTAAAAGATATACCAAAAGGAGCTACAGCCGTTGGTATACCAGCAAGAATAATCATTGAAAAATATCCATCAGTTATAGAAATAAGCGATTATTATGGAGAAAGAAAAAAGATATTTAATGAGATGGTTATATAG
- a CDS encoding four-helix bundle copper-binding protein, whose product MGVVTNVTDKYQTCIDACGRCAQACFECFDACLQEVDVIARKNCIKVLVECGKMCSMSAAVMSMSGEFAKQQCNLCADICNRCAQECATFKDDHCQKCAEECRTCEKECRNMGAR is encoded by the coding sequence ATGGGAGTAGTAACCAACGTAACTGACAAATATCAAACCTGTATAGATGCTTGTGGTAGATGTGCTCAAGCATGCTTTGAATGTTTTGATGCTTGTCTTCAAGAAGTAGATGTTATTGCAAGAAAAAATTGCATAAAAGTCTTAGTTGAATGTGGAAAGATGTGCAGCATGTCAGCAGCAGTTATGTCAATGAGTGGTGAATTTGCAAAACAACAATGCAACCTTTGTGCTGATATTTGTAACAGATGTGCCCAGGAATGTGCAACATTCAAAGATGACCATTGTCAAAAGTGTGCAGAAGAATGTCGTACATGTGAAAAAGAATGCAGAAACATGGGTGCAAGATAA
- a CDS encoding response regulator transcription factor, whose amino-acid sequence MSSILLVEDDSILAYSVEYTLKGEGFNVKCAENVKKAKKSFKEQSFDLIILDVMLPDGNGYELCKDIRNVSEVPIIFLTSCDEEANVVIGLDIGADDYITKPFRIKELISRIKAILRRNKRVLNNSDVLISGDIKVQTLQGKVEKNNEEIVLTALEYRLLLIFIKHPNQILSRNIILEELWDSEGEFVDDDTLSVYIRRLREKIEDNAAEPKYITTHRGLGYKWSYKIIN is encoded by the coding sequence ATGAGCAGCATATTGTTAGTTGAAGATGACAGCATATTAGCATATAGCGTGGAATATACACTAAAGGGTGAAGGATTTAATGTAAAGTGTGCGGAGAATGTAAAAAAGGCTAAGAAGAGTTTTAAAGAGCAAAGCTTTGACTTGATAATTTTAGATGTAATGCTTCCAGATGGCAATGGATATGAGCTTTGTAAGGACATAAGAAATGTATCCGAAGTACCCATAATTTTTCTAACATCCTGTGATGAGGAGGCTAATGTGGTTATAGGATTGGATATAGGAGCTGATGATTATATAACCAAGCCTTTTAGAATAAAAGAGTTAATATCAAGAATTAAAGCTATACTTAGACGTAATAAAAGAGTTTTAAATAATTCAGATGTATTAATTTCTGGAGATATAAAAGTGCAAACACTCCAGGGAAAAGTTGAAAAGAATAATGAGGAAATAGTACTTACAGCACTAGAATATAGATTACTTTTAATTTTTATAAAGCATCCCAATCAGATACTAAGTAGAAATATTATATTAGAGGAATTATGGGATAGTGAAGGTGAGTTTGTAGATGATGATACTCTTTCAGTATATATAAGAAGACTTAGAGAGAAGATTGAGGATAATGCAGCAGAGCCTAAATATATAACTACCCATAGAGGATTAGGATATAAATGGAGCTACAAGATAATTAATTAG
- a CDS encoding HAMP domain-containing sensor histidine kinase, with protein MDSTLKNPEMKSIFAGLIYLFFNYQFYELNKNIANQNSIIIGKILYEHPELENSIVKYVTKEATEGEVMKGKKILKQYGYHESMKITSQPLLKNFYESFKAKYILAFILGFIFLIYVVILEYKNIFKKIKDISIASEKVIEGDYSLVLPEDQEGDFSILANNFNLMSQRLKLSLHKLQEDKIFLKNIISDISHQLKTPLTSLFTINELLLTRKEMKEDIKIDFLQKSQSQLNRMEWLIINLLKIARLEAEAINFKKKNILAINCIDKALSSLKFKSHEKHQKITITGDVHNVHFYVDEQWTTEAILNIIKNCMEHTKEWGEIKINVLETPLFSRITIEDNGEGIDKKDLPHIFERFYKGSNSVKAESVGIGLALTKIIIENQGGSIWVTSEKGKGSKFDITFLKTII; from the coding sequence ATGGATTCAACTTTAAAAAATCCTGAAATGAAAAGTATATTTGCAGGGCTTATATATTTGTTCTTTAACTACCAATTTTATGAATTAAATAAAAATATAGCAAATCAAAATTCTATTATAATAGGAAAGATATTATATGAACACCCTGAACTGGAAAATAGCATTGTAAAATATGTAACAAAAGAAGCCACAGAAGGGGAGGTAATGAAGGGGAAGAAGATATTAAAACAGTATGGTTATCATGAAAGTATGAAAATAACTTCTCAGCCCCTACTTAAAAATTTCTATGAAAGCTTTAAAGCAAAATATATTTTAGCATTTATATTAGGTTTTATATTTTTAATTTATGTAGTTATATTAGAATATAAAAATATATTTAAAAAGATAAAAGATATATCAATTGCCTCAGAAAAAGTTATAGAAGGTGATTATAGCTTAGTATTACCCGAAGACCAGGAAGGTGATTTTTCAATTTTAGCTAATAATTTCAACTTAATGTCTCAAAGACTTAAACTAAGTCTACATAAACTACAAGAGGATAAGATTTTTCTAAAAAATATAATTTCAGATATCTCTCATCAATTAAAAACTCCTCTAACATCTTTGTTTACAATTAATGAACTTCTATTAACTCGTAAGGAAATGAAAGAAGATATAAAAATAGATTTTCTACAAAAAAGTCAATCACAATTAAATAGGATGGAATGGCTAATAATAAATTTATTAAAAATAGCTAGACTTGAAGCTGAAGCTATAAATTTTAAAAAGAAAAATATACTTGCAATAAATTGTATTGATAAAGCTTTAAGTAGTTTGAAATTTAAAAGCCACGAAAAACACCAAAAAATAACTATAACTGGAGATGTGCATAATGTACATTTTTATGTTGATGAACAATGGACAACGGAGGCAATATTAAATATTATAAAAAATTGTATGGAACATACAAAAGAATGGGGAGAAATAAAAATAAATGTCTTAGAAACCCCTTTGTTTAGTAGAATTACCATTGAGGATAATGGAGAAGGTATAGATAAAAAGGATCTACCTCATATATTTGAAAGATTTTATAAAGGAAGTAATTCTGTGAAAGCAGAAAGTGTAGGTATTGGTCTGGCACTGACTAAAATTATTATAGAAAATCAAGGGGGAAGTATATGGGTAACAAGTGAAAAGGGGAAGGGAAGTAAATTCGATATTACCTTCTTAAAGACCATAATATAG